Proteins encoded in a region of the Enoplosus armatus isolate fEnoArm2 chromosome 16, fEnoArm2.hap1, whole genome shotgun sequence genome:
- the rpa3 gene encoding replication protein A 14 kDa subunit, whose translation MASIVDVPKPRINCSMLSQHISRPVCFVGRVEKVHPTGKSFTVSDGEGKVATVELNEPLEEELSGIVEAIGMVSNKGAINATTYNMLREDKGIPFDLELYNEALKVVHDFPQHYPFEVAASG comes from the exons ATGGCAAGCATAGTGGACGTCCCGAAACCGAGAATAAACTGCTCCATGCTGTCGCAGCACATTAGCAGGCCGGTCTGCTTCGTTGGACGCGTTGAAAAA GTGCACCCGACGGGGAAGTCGTTCACCGTCTCGGATGGAGAGGGAAAGGTTGCAACGGTTGAACTAAACGAACCC CTTGAAGAAGAGCTGAGCGGCATCGTGGAGGCCATTGGTATGGTGTCCAACAAAGGGGCAATCAACGCCACCACATACAACATGCTACGAGAGGACAAGGGCATTCCTTTCG ATTTAGAGCTGTACAACGAAGCCCTGAAGGTCGTCCACGATTTCCCCCAGCACTACCCTTTTGAAGTGGCTGCAAGCGGATGA